Proteins from a genomic interval of Zingiber officinale cultivar Zhangliang chromosome 1B, Zo_v1.1, whole genome shotgun sequence:
- the LOC121971218 gene encoding 40S ribosomal protein S10-1-like codes for MIIPKKNRHEICKYLFQEGVLYAKKDFDLAKHPEIDVPNLQVIKLMQSFKSREFVRETFAWQHYYWYLTNDGIEHLRTYLNLPSEIVPATLKKSARPPARPFGSGPPGDRPRGPPRFEGDRPRFGDRDGYRGGPRPGGPPAEAGDKGGAPPEFQPSFRGSGGRPGFGRGGGGYGAAPPSSFQ; via the exons ATG ATCATCCCCAAGAAGAATCGCCATGAGATCTGCAAGTACCTATTCCAGG AGGGAGTGCTTTACGCCAAGAAGGATTTCGACCTTGCCAAGCACCCGGAGATCGACGTGCCGAATCTTCAGGTGATCAAGCTGATGCAGAGCTTCAAGTCGAGGGAATTCGTGAGGGAGACCTTTGCATGGCAGCACTACTACTGGTACCTCACCAATGATGGTATTGAGCACCTAAGAACTTACCTTAACCTTCCCTCTGAGATTGTCCCTGCTACGCTGAAGAAATCTGCAAGGCCGCCCGCTCGCCCATTTGGCTCTGGCCCTCCTGGTGACCGCCCAAG GGGGCCACCACGGTTTGAGGGAGATAGACCGAGGTTCGGGGACAGAGATGGATATCGTGGAGGTCCTCGGCCCGGAGGACCACCAGCCGAGGCTGGTGACAAGGGTGGCGCACCTCCTGAATTCCAGCCTTCTTTCAGG GGTTCTGGTGGTAGACCTGGTTTTGGCCGTGGTGGTGGAGGATATGGAGCTGCTCCTCCATCTTCTTTTCAGTGA